A part of Cannabis sativa cultivar Pink pepper isolate KNU-18-1 chromosome 6, ASM2916894v1, whole genome shotgun sequence genomic DNA contains:
- the LOC115695622 gene encoding uncharacterized protein LOC115695622, translating to MEGVGSRLGRASSRYGPAATVFNGPVRKWKKKWVHVSSSSSSSTLNAYNHNPQSQSNGTPTPRLLLCRWTPATATSAAASDGSGGTQLEEPPRRKFRYTPIAVLEEQKRIAEKKVEDEEKTNEMVDQLTTGPTTMSDEKHEKPNIDDVLKEENNVTEMNGVQDSDLSILDLGLGLNSPNDNLDDIETKESQTEKTSSSTLLSMDEAA from the exons ATGGAGGGAGTTGGGTCACGATTGGGCCGAGCATCCTCCCGTTACGGCCCAGCAGCCACCGTCTTCAACGGCCCAGTTAGGAAGTGGAAGAAGAAATGGGTCCATGTTTcctcctcctcttcttcttcaaccctCAACGCCTACAACCACAACCCTCAATCACAATCCAACGGCACCCCAACCCCCCGCCTCCTCCTCTGCCGATGGACTCCCGCCACCGCTACTTCAGCCGCCGCTTCCGACGGCTCCGGCGGAACGCAGTTGGAAGAGCCACCGAGGAGGAAGTTCCGGTATACTCCT ATTGCTGTGCTGGAGGAACAGAAGAGGATTGCTGAGAAAAAGGTGGAAGATGAAGAGAAAACAAATGAGATGGTGGACCAATTGACAACTGGGCCAACAACCATGAGTGACGAGAAGCATGAAAAGCCAAACATTGATGATGTTTTGAAGGAAGAAAACAAT GTAACAGAGATGAATGGAGTGCAGGATTCAGACCTGAGCATTTTGGATTTGGGATTGGGCTTGAACAGCCCCAATGACAACTTGGATGACATTGAGACCAAGGAGTCTCAGACTGAGAAAACGAGCTCTAGCACGCTTCTGTCAATGGATGAGGCAGCGTAG
- the LOC115725737 gene encoding grpE protein homolog 2, mitochondrial isoform X1: MFVSRVLARVSRTIPRSSLLLSSPQNHHFPNLSNQFHSLVNESSIKMAHGQVSLFHLSSSPFQRFGFASSASPETSEKEQGNNSENNGDAKVSSEAASGQSDVDDQTKDSGSISDSQSSMSNNVKTRRRTKRTAFSDSDSDEDLSIDDLVKLVAEKEELLKQKHKEIEKMQDKVLRSYAEMENVMDRTRREAENSKKFAIQNFAKSLLDVADNLERASSVVKESFSKIDTSKDSSGATPLLKTLLEGVEMTEKQLLEVFRKYGLEKYDPTNEPFDPHRHNAVFQLQDASKPPGTVAVVLKSGYMLYDRVIRPAEVGVTQEAENE, from the exons ATGTTCGTTTCTAGGGTTTTAGCTCGCGTCTCCAGGACCATCCCCAGGAGCTCCTTGCTCCTTTCTTCTCCACAAAATCACCACTTTCCGAATCTCTCCAATCAGTTTCATTCCCTTGTCAATGAATCCTCCATCAAG ATGGCTCATGGCCAGGTGTCTCTATTCCATCTGAGTTCTTCTCCCTTTCAAAGATTTGGTTTTGCTTCTTCTGCGTCCCCTGAGACTTCTGAAAAAGAGCAGGGGAATAATTCAGAGAATAATGGAGATGCTAAAGTCTCCAGTGAAGCTGCCTCTGGGCAGAGTGATGTCGATGATCAGACAAAAGATTCAGGTTCTATATCTGATTCTCAGTCTTCTATGTCTAATAATGTCAAAACAAGGAGAAGAACTAAACGAACAGCATTTTCTGATTCAGATTCCGACGAGGATTTGAGCATAGATGATCTGGTGAAACTTGTGGCTGAGAAGGAAGAGCTTTTGAAGCAAAAGCATAAAGAGATTGAGAAAATGCAAGACAAAGTCCTGAGAAGCTATGCCGAAATGGAGAATGTCATGGACAGGACTCGGCGTGAAGCAGAGAACTCAAAGAAATTTGCCATTCAG AATTTTGCAAAGAGTCTACTTGATGTTGCAGACAATTTGGAACGAGCTTCTTCAGTTGTCAAAGAaagtttttcaaagattgacaCATCTAAGGATTCATCTGGGGCTACTCCACTTTTAAAAACACTTCTAGAGGGTGTTGAAATGACAGAAAAACAACTTCTAGAG GTATTTAGGAAGTATGGACTAGAAAAATATGACCCTACTAATGAGCCATTTGATCCACATAGACATAATGCGGTCTTCCAACTTCAAGATGCTTCTAAGCCTCCAGGAACTGTAGCTGTGGTTCTGAAG TCGGGTTACATGCTTTATGATAGAGTTATTCGGCCAGCTGAAGTTGGTGTAACTCAAGAAGCAGAGAATGAATGA
- the LOC115725737 gene encoding grpE protein homolog 2, mitochondrial isoform X2: MFVSRVLARVSRTIPRSSLLLSSPQNHHFPNLSNQFHSLVNESSIKMAHGQVSLFHLSSSPFQRFGFASSASPETSEKEQGNNSENNGDAKVSSEAASGQSDVDDQTKDSDSDEDLSIDDLVKLVAEKEELLKQKHKEIEKMQDKVLRSYAEMENVMDRTRREAENSKKFAIQNFAKSLLDVADNLERASSVVKESFSKIDTSKDSSGATPLLKTLLEGVEMTEKQLLEVFRKYGLEKYDPTNEPFDPHRHNAVFQLQDASKPPGTVAVVLKSGYMLYDRVIRPAEVGVTQEAENE, encoded by the exons ATGTTCGTTTCTAGGGTTTTAGCTCGCGTCTCCAGGACCATCCCCAGGAGCTCCTTGCTCCTTTCTTCTCCACAAAATCACCACTTTCCGAATCTCTCCAATCAGTTTCATTCCCTTGTCAATGAATCCTCCATCAAG ATGGCTCATGGCCAGGTGTCTCTATTCCATCTGAGTTCTTCTCCCTTTCAAAGATTTGGTTTTGCTTCTTCTGCGTCCCCTGAGACTTCTGAAAAAGAGCAGGGGAATAATTCAGAGAATAATGGAGATGCTAAAGTCTCCAGTGAAGCTGCCTCTGGGCAGAGTGATGTCGATGATCAGACAAAAGATTCAG ATTCCGACGAGGATTTGAGCATAGATGATCTGGTGAAACTTGTGGCTGAGAAGGAAGAGCTTTTGAAGCAAAAGCATAAAGAGATTGAGAAAATGCAAGACAAAGTCCTGAGAAGCTATGCCGAAATGGAGAATGTCATGGACAGGACTCGGCGTGAAGCAGAGAACTCAAAGAAATTTGCCATTCAG AATTTTGCAAAGAGTCTACTTGATGTTGCAGACAATTTGGAACGAGCTTCTTCAGTTGTCAAAGAaagtttttcaaagattgacaCATCTAAGGATTCATCTGGGGCTACTCCACTTTTAAAAACACTTCTAGAGGGTGTTGAAATGACAGAAAAACAACTTCTAGAG GTATTTAGGAAGTATGGACTAGAAAAATATGACCCTACTAATGAGCCATTTGATCCACATAGACATAATGCGGTCTTCCAACTTCAAGATGCTTCTAAGCCTCCAGGAACTGTAGCTGTGGTTCTGAAG TCGGGTTACATGCTTTATGATAGAGTTATTCGGCCAGCTGAAGTTGGTGTAACTCAAGAAGCAGAGAATGAATGA